In Bdellovibrionales bacterium, the following proteins share a genomic window:
- a CDS encoding YdiU family protein has product MISFTHSYSQLPERFYQKVRPTPSSEPTLVLKNDKLLHELQIDLNELSDKEIAQIFSGNKLVENCVPIALAYAGHQFGHFTPKLGDGRAILLGEVIDTKGRTREVQLKGAGRTEFSRQGDGRAALGPVIREYLVSEAMNSLGIPTTRSLAMVLSGDRVHRERDLPGAILTRVAGSHIRIGTFEYFAFRKDWEAVKLLADYAIDRHFPSARDISNPYLGFLEAAVKAQAHLVARWMLVGFIHGVMNTDNMAISGETIDYGPCAYMDFYDPNMVFSSIDHQGRYAFSNQPAIAQWNLGMFATCLLPFIDANEMKAMDLAKEVIHSFGEIFRSYWLAGMREKLGFDNSQNNDFSLIETLLNLMHKDRADYTLTFRCLADCHDENSDLTQIYSHFSSKSEVDTWIKSWRDRLRKNKDLHADVKSSIQRVSPAIIPRNHQIERLINSAIEGGDFTPMKQLIDALSSPYENPSKTIQSYMLPPGPDEQVIETFCGT; this is encoded by the coding sequence ATGATCAGCTTTACACACAGCTACTCACAACTTCCGGAACGATTTTATCAAAAGGTGAGGCCAACGCCGTCATCAGAACCCACTTTGGTACTCAAAAACGATAAGCTACTTCATGAGCTACAAATCGACCTCAACGAACTCAGTGACAAAGAAATCGCTCAGATATTTTCTGGAAACAAACTGGTAGAGAATTGCGTTCCGATTGCACTTGCTTACGCCGGCCATCAGTTTGGACATTTTACACCAAAATTGGGAGATGGCAGAGCCATTCTCTTAGGCGAGGTCATCGATACGAAGGGCAGAACCCGCGAAGTTCAGCTAAAAGGCGCTGGAAGAACCGAGTTTTCTCGACAAGGTGATGGACGAGCAGCCCTCGGCCCCGTGATCCGCGAATATCTTGTGAGCGAGGCCATGAATTCACTTGGAATTCCGACAACCCGATCACTGGCCATGGTTTTAAGTGGAGATCGAGTGCATCGAGAGAGGGATCTGCCTGGCGCTATTTTAACGCGAGTTGCAGGTTCCCACATCCGCATTGGCACATTTGAATACTTCGCTTTCCGAAAGGATTGGGAAGCCGTAAAATTATTGGCTGATTATGCCATCGACCGTCATTTTCCCAGCGCCCGAGATATCTCAAATCCTTACCTTGGATTTCTGGAGGCCGCAGTCAAAGCCCAGGCTCATCTGGTAGCTCGGTGGATGCTTGTTGGATTTATCCATGGCGTGATGAATACAGACAATATGGCGATATCAGGTGAAACGATTGATTATGGTCCATGCGCATATATGGACTTCTATGATCCCAATATGGTCTTTAGTTCGATTGACCATCAAGGCCGATATGCTTTTAGCAACCAGCCTGCCATCGCCCAGTGGAATCTAGGAATGTTCGCCACCTGTCTGTTACCTTTTATCGATGCGAATGAGATGAAGGCCATGGATCTTGCTAAAGAAGTCATTCATTCATTTGGTGAAATATTCCGTTCATATTGGTTGGCTGGAATGAGAGAAAAGCTTGGATTTGATAACTCGCAGAACAATGATTTTTCACTTATTGAGACGCTCCTCAATTTGATGCACAAGGACCGAGCCGATTACACCCTCACTTTTCGTTGTCTGGCAGACTGCCACGATGAAAATTCTGATTTAACACAAATCTATTCTCATTTTTCTTCAAAGTCAGAAGTTGATACGTGGATAAAGTCATGGCGAGATCGTCTCCGCAAAAACAAAGATCTCCACGCAGATGTGAAATCGTCAATCCAGAGAGTCAGTCCAGCAATCATTCCACGCAATCACCAGATTGAAAGGCTTATAAATTCCGCGATCGAAGGGGGTGACTTCACTCCCATGAAGCAACTGATTGATGCCCTATCAAGTCCCTACGAAAACCCATCAAAAACCATCCAATCCTATATGCTACCACCAGGCCCCGATGAGCAAGTTATTGAAACATTCTGCGGAACCTGA
- a CDS encoding thioredoxin domain-containing protein yields MIKLSALVALIWTSGCATGLTRQAEVKVEQLRAAKNPKGPRLDSERRLLGSANSEITIVEYADFECSACRTAFEGLNQFKEKHQGKIQFYFKHMPLSFHKMAYPAAQYFEAIRMQDKTKAVKFFEYVFQNQTSIAEDDFLKKAAAKLGVNMVKLLEEIKSDQIKRIIEDDMKEFREFDFNGVPVVLLNGTVLEGAHDFGSLEKVFISSVPKVR; encoded by the coding sequence ATGATTAAGCTCAGTGCTTTAGTTGCATTGATTTGGACGAGTGGTTGTGCCACAGGCTTAACTCGCCAAGCGGAAGTCAAGGTCGAACAATTGAGGGCGGCTAAAAATCCTAAAGGACCACGGCTAGACAGCGAGAGAAGACTTCTCGGAAGTGCGAATTCCGAAATAACAATCGTCGAGTATGCCGACTTCGAATGTTCCGCATGCCGAACCGCCTTTGAGGGATTGAACCAATTTAAAGAAAAACATCAGGGTAAGATCCAGTTTTACTTTAAGCACATGCCTCTGAGTTTCCACAAAATGGCCTATCCCGCTGCTCAATATTTTGAGGCAATCAGAATGCAAGACAAGACAAAGGCAGTGAAGTTTTTCGAATATGTTTTTCAAAATCAAACGAGCATTGCCGAAGATGATTTTTTGAAGAAGGCAGCAGCGAAGCTTGGGGTAAATATGGTGAAATTGCTTGAAGAAATAAAATCCGACCAGATCAAAAGGATTATTGAAGATGATATGAAGGAGTTTCGCGAGTTTGACTTCAACGGGGTGCCAGTCGTTCTGCTCAATGGTACTGTCTTGGAGGGAGCCCACGATTTTGGGTCGCTAGAAAAAGTTTTTATTTCTTCAGTCCCAAAAGTCCGTTGA
- a CDS encoding peroxiredoxin, producing the protein MAKKKKVKSATRKVTSKATKTGTKAKKTTTTKKVALTKRATATKKVALKSTQQKVKKSVQSPVGTEPAVSLGQVVPDFSLPVTGSKLFQLSAMKGKKIVLYFYPKDSTPGCTIEGHDFTKLHNEFKNKNVEVYGVSRDSISSHEKFKDKQCYSIDLISDPDEKICRTFGVIKIKNMYGKKVLGIERSTFVIDENGQLEKEWRGVKVEGHAQEVLDYIGSRNK; encoded by the coding sequence AGAAAAAAAAAGTAAAATCCGCTACAAGAAAAGTAACATCAAAGGCCACAAAAACAGGCACAAAGGCCAAGAAGACAACAACAACAAAGAAAGTGGCTTTAACAAAAAGAGCAACTGCGACCAAGAAAGTGGCTTTGAAGTCCACTCAACAAAAAGTAAAAAAATCAGTGCAATCTCCAGTTGGCACTGAGCCAGCCGTCTCATTGGGTCAGGTGGTTCCTGACTTTTCTCTACCTGTTACTGGATCCAAACTGTTCCAATTGTCCGCAATGAAGGGGAAAAAAATAGTACTTTATTTTTATCCCAAGGATTCAACTCCTGGCTGCACCATCGAAGGACACGATTTTACAAAATTGCACAACGAATTCAAAAATAAAAATGTAGAGGTTTACGGAGTGTCACGAGATTCGATTTCATCTCACGAGAAATTTAAAGACAAGCAGTGCTACAGCATCGATTTGATCAGTGATCCTGACGAAAAAATCTGTCGGACATTTGGGGTTATCAAAATCAAAAATATGTACGGGAAAAAAGTCTTAGGAATTGAACGCTCCACTTTTGTTATCGATGAGAATGGGCAACTTGAAAAAGAATGGCGTGGGGTGAAGGTCGAGGGTCACGCTCAAGAAGTCCTTGACTACATTGGAAGTAGAAATAAGTAA